Genomic window (Gemmatimonadales bacterium):
GACCCGCCCGTTCCCCTGTTGACTCAGCGCCAGCGCCTCCGGCCCGTTGCCAGCCGATACCACCCGGTAGCCATACTCCTCCAGCGATCGCGAGGCCATGTCGCGCACCGTGGCCTCGTCCTCCACCACCAGGACTACCTCGCCCGAGGCGCGGGCGGGCAGCTCCGCGTTCGGGCGCCGGGTGCTCGGTTCCGTCTCCAGCGGCAGATAGACCTTGAACGTGGTCCCCTGCCCCAGCTCGCTGTAGGCCCACACGTATCCATCGCTCTGCTTGATGATGCCGTACACCGTCGCGAGACCCAGCCCGGTGCCTTGCCCCACCGGCTTGGTGGTATAGAACGGCTCGAAGATGTGCCTCAGCGTTTCCGGACTCATGCCGTGGCCCGTGTCGCTCACGGCAAGCAGTGTATAGGCGCCGGGTCGAATTGCCACGCCTGGATGCATCCGGGCGTACGCCTCGGTCAACTGCGTCACGCTGGTCTCGATGCTCACCCGCCCTCCGATCGGCATTGCGTCGCGGGCGTTGAGCACCAGGTTGAGTAGGACCTGCGCCAGCTGGCCGGGGTCGGCCCTCACCCGGCCGGACCGGGCTCCCAGTCGGAGCGTCAGCGTCGAGCGCTCACCCAGCGTCCGGCCCAGCACGGCCTCGAGGCCCTGGATGGCCTCGTCCAGTTCGAGCACGCGCGGCTGCAGCACCTGGCGCCGGCTGAACGCCAGGAGCTGTGCGGTGATCGCGGCGGTGCGCTCCGCGGCTTCGCGGATCTGCTCGATGTCCTGCCGCGCCGGATCAGGCAGGTCGCCCCGCCGGAGGAGAAACTCGGTCGCGCCGAGCACCACGGTCATCTGATTGTTGGCCTCGTGCGCCACGCCGCCGGCGAGCTGTCCCACCACCTCCATCCGCTCCCCCACCCGGGTCCGTTCCTCCGCCTGCCTACGGGCCGTGACATCGGTGTTCACTTCGATGACCGCGAGCGGCTGGTCCGATTGGCCCTGCCGGACGATCCAGTGCACGGCAACGTTGAGACGCCGCCCGTCCTTGGCCACGTGCACCAGCTCGCCCTCCCATTGTCCCAGATCGATCAACGCTTGGCGGATCTCCTCGAGCGGCGCGGGAAACTCGGTCCGCAGCAGCTCATGAGAGAGTTGGCCCACCGCCTCCGACGACGACCATCCGAACAGCCTGGTCGACCCGCTGCTCCAGTAGGTGATCCGGCCATCGAGGTCGCGCACCAGCGCCTGCGCGGCGTCGAGCGCCTTGGCCAGGTCCCGGCTCCGGGCAGTCTCGCTGGCGAGCTCCGCCCGGCTGAGCTTCAACGCGGTGATGTCGCGCTTGATCGAGGAGGCGCCGGTCACCACTCCCGCCGGGCTCCGGATGGGCGAGACGCTGAGCGCGATGATGACGCGCGAGCCATCCTTCCTGATCCGCTCGGTTTCCGAGAACTCGACGGGCTGGCCCCGGGAGACCCGCTCGAGCGCCTCGTGCTCCTCCGGGTGGAGATCGGGCGGGATCAACGTGTAGATCGATCGGCCGATCATCTCCTCCGCCGAGTAGCCGAAGATGCGCTCGGCGGCCGCATTCCAGCTGGTGACGGTGCCGTCGAGCCGCTTCCCGATGATCGCGTCCTCCGAAGAAGCGACAATGGCCGCCCGGATGGCGGTGGCCTCCCAAGCACGCATGCGTTCGGTCACGTCCTGGCCCACGACGGTGAGCCCCTCCGGAGCGGGGTAGGCCGCGACCGAGAGCCACTTGTCTCCGGGCGCGACATAGGTCTCCAGGCGCACGACCACGTGGCCGGCGAGGGCCCGGTGAAACGCCTCGTCCAGCGGCCCACCCACCGTGTCGGGGAAGGATTTCCAGTAATTCCGTCCGACGTAATCGCTGGGCTCGCCGCCCCAGAGCGCCGCGGCGCGCTGGTTCATGTAGCTGATCGTCCAGTCGCGGTCCAGCACCAGAAACGCGTCCGTGATGCTCGCGAGGATGCGATCGACCCGCTCCGATTCCGCGGCTGCCTTCGCGGCTGCCACCTGGGTCCGTGCGGCCTCTTCTTCGGCCCGAAGGGTCTCCTCCTCCGCCCTCGCGGCTTCCTCCTCGGCACGGATGGTCTGCTCCTCCGCGCGCGCGGTCTCCTCCTCAGCGACTCGGGCCGCTGCCGCGGCCCCCCGGTGGGCCCGGAGCCGCGATTCCCCCATCAGTCCGGTCGCGAGCCCGGTGCCCACGTAGAAGGCGAGGCCGATCACATCGGCCTGATCGATCAGGGGCACCGGGCCGCGGCCAAGCACGAGATACACCGCGGTGATGGCGCTGAGCATGGTCGCCAGCACTGCAGGACCGAAGCCAGCGACGAACGCCACGACGAAAACCGCCGGGAACAGCGTGATGAACGGGAAGTCGGTTCCCAGCACCGGCGAGAGCAATATCCGGAGCACCAGGGCGACGCTCACGGCCGCAATCGCCCAGAGATACGGTACCAGCCGTTGGCTGGACGAGCCGGGTGAGTCGGGTGGGGCTGCGGGGTGCTGGATCACTTCGACGTGCCTGGAAAAACGTCAGGGGCCAGCGCTGTCGGCCGGGACCAGCTTGTAGAGTAGCTCGCCTTTTCGGATCATGCCGAACTGCTCGCGGGCGACGTGCTCCTGCACCCGGGGATCGTGCTCGATGGCCATGGCCTGGCGCCCGAGCGAGTCCAGCGCACGCTTGAGCAACGCGACCTTCTCCTCCTCCGCCGCCACTTGCCGGCGGAGCTTCATCAGGTCCAGCGTGCCGTACTCACCGCCCTGAATGGCGAAGTAGAGCGCGAAGACCACCGCCGCCAGCATCGCGAGGCGCGCGAGCGTCACAAGGGGTACAGGTCCCGTCCGGGATAGTGGCCCAGCTCACCCAGCTCCTCGGCGATGCGGAGCAGCTGATTGTACTTGGCCGTCCGGTCCGTGCGGCTGGCGCTGCCGGTCTTGATTTGGCCCGCCCCGGTGGCCACGGCCAGGTCGGCGATGAAGGTGTCCTCGGTCTCACCGGAACGGTGGGAGATGACGACGCCGTAGGCGCTCCCCTTGGCCAGCTCGATGCACTGCAGGGTCTCGGTCAGGGTGCCGATCTGATTCACCTTGATCAGGATCGCATTCCCCACCCCTTCCTCGATGCCGCGGCCAAGCCGGTCGACGTTGGTGACGAAGATATC
Coding sequences:
- a CDS encoding PAS domain S-box protein; amino-acid sequence: MIQHPAAPPDSPGSSSQRLVPYLWAIAAVSVALVLRILLSPVLGTDFPFITLFPAVFVVAFVAGFGPAVLATMLSAITAVYLVLGRGPVPLIDQADVIGLAFYVGTGLATGLMGESRLRAHRGAAAAARVAEEETARAEEQTIRAEEEAARAEEETLRAEEEAARTQVAAAKAAAESERVDRILASITDAFLVLDRDWTISYMNQRAAALWGGEPSDYVGRNYWKSFPDTVGGPLDEAFHRALAGHVVVRLETYVAPGDKWLSVAAYPAPEGLTVVGQDVTERMRAWEATAIRAAIVASSEDAIIGKRLDGTVTSWNAAAERIFGYSAEEMIGRSIYTLIPPDLHPEEHEALERVSRGQPVEFSETERIRKDGSRVIIALSVSPIRSPAGVVTGASSIKRDITALKLSRAELASETARSRDLAKALDAAQALVRDLDGRITYWSSGSTRLFGWSSSEAVGQLSHELLRTEFPAPLEEIRQALIDLGQWEGELVHVAKDGRRLNVAVHWIVRQGQSDQPLAVIEVNTDVTARRQAEERTRVGERMEVVGQLAGGVAHEANNQMTVVLGATEFLLRRGDLPDPARQDIEQIREAAERTAAITAQLLAFSRRQVLQPRVLELDEAIQGLEAVLGRTLGERSTLTLRLGARSGRVRADPGQLAQVLLNLVLNARDAMPIGGRVSIETSVTQLTEAYARMHPGVAIRPGAYTLLAVSDTGHGMSPETLRHIFEPFYTTKPVGQGTGLGLATVYGIIKQSDGYVWAYSELGQGTTFKVYLPLETEPSTRRPNAELPARASGEVVLVVEDEATVRDMASRSLEEYGYRVVSAGNGPEALALSQQGNGRVALLITDVIMPGMDGRELARRMLALRPGLPVLFMSGYTDDEIVRRGLLEAGQPFLQKPFTPEALGREVGELLKGSGA
- a CDS encoding septum formation initiator family protein, which gives rise to MTLARLAMLAAVVFALYFAIQGGEYGTLDLMKLRRQVAAEEEKVALLKRALDSLGRQAMAIEHDPRVQEHVAREQFGMIRKGELLYKLVPADSAGP
- the eno gene encoding phosphopyruvate hydratase (catalyzes the formation of phosphoenolpyruvate from 2-phospho-D-glycerate in glycolysis), with the protein product PMLPSNEAALDVVMQAITAAGYEPGRDVAIALDPAASEFYQDGEYVFKKGDGTRRSAEAMVDLYAGWVDRYPIVSIEDGLAENDWAGWALLTERLHDRVQLVGDDIFVTNVDRLGRGIEEGVGNAILIKVNQIGTLTETLQCIELAKGSAYGVVISHRSGETEDTFIADLAVATGAGQIKTGSASRTDRTAKYNQLLRIAEELGELGHYPGRDLYPL